TTGGGATCAGCCAGCAGGTTTCAAGGGGGAGGGACAATCACTTGCCAGTAGAGATCAGCGATCTCCACTGGTTTGAGCGGTAGCGAGATTGCCTTTGCCAGTAATATCGATCACGAAATTGGCAGTAAGATCTGAGATCACTCGGGACTCCGCATTCATCAGGATGGCAATACCCACTTTCAACTTTTCCGAATAGGCCACCGCCGCGCGGAAGCCCGCAACCCAACCGCCGTGATAAATAATACGATCGTCACCGATGGTGTAGAGGCGCCAGCCCAAGCCGTAGCCCGCGTGAGACAGGTAATCTCTCCAGATACGATGGCGCATATGGCGCTGGGTAGCGACTCGCTCAGTAGTCATATCGGCGATCACTTCCGGTGACAGCACCTTCGGGTAGTAGCCCATCTGCGCTTTCAGCCACTGGGCCATATCGGAGATACTGGCATTCACTCCCGCCGCCGGTGCAGCAAAGTAGTATTCCTTCTCTACTTTTACCGGGCGCCAGCCGCTGCCTGTCTGGATATGGGGTGCCGCACGGTTGTCGGAGGCCATAAAGCTCTCCCAGCCGACCGATGCGTTCTGCATTTTCAGCGGGACAAAAATTCGCTTTTTCAGCTGGCTGGCAAAGGAGACCCCGGTCGCCTCAAAAATCACGTCCTCAATCAGGCTGAACAACACATTCTGGTAGCCGTAGCATTTTCCCGGCGTAC
This DNA window, taken from Microbulbifer sp. VAAF005, encodes the following:
- a CDS encoding serine hydrolase domain-containing protein gives rise to the protein MRPAILSNIVYGTRAFMARFFLSLMILGSLSLPAQAVDIDDRAKQFGRYFKQMMAGKSIPGGAYVIVDGNRVVAMDTYGVRVRGKSGKVDQDTVFRLASVSKTFAASMATMLEHEDRFKWDDKVVNYVPDLSFKTPSLSRQLQVEHLLSHSSGLTPNAYDNYLEDNKPLSKILPKFANIDPRCTPGKCYGYQNVLFSLIEDVIFEATGVSFASQLKKRIFVPLKMQNASVGWESFMASDNRAAPHIQTGSGWRPVKVEKEYYFAAPAAGVNASISDMAQWLKAQMGYYPKVLSPEVIADMTTERVATQRHMRHRIWRDYLSHAGYGLGWRLYTIGDDRIIYHGGWVAGFRAAVAYSEKLKVGIAILMNAESRVISDLTANFVIDITGKGNLATAQTSGDR